In a single window of the Sediminicoccus sp. KRV36 genome:
- a CDS encoding tetratricopeptide repeat protein: MTITAEELLHRGIARHRAGRLDEAVSLYRRALRLAPGHPDAENLLGVAARQRGDLPAALAHAARAVAAAPDSALFLANQGAALAEAGRLAEAIAALRGAIQRNPADAMSLRNLGQALTAAGQPEAALDPLTQATRLAPEAPEAWLALAHAAREAGRMDAARAAAEQVRGPLAEQAGFLLAALGAGPVPSRAPAAYVRELFDAFAPRFDAELEGALAYRTPALLAAMIEGLPKGRVLDLGCGTGLSGLALKPFATRLEGLDLSPRMLNQARARGIYHALHEADLLEFLPRSPQAWDLIAAADVLNYLGDLAPALAAMQAALKPGGTALFSLEAGEAEVALGAGLRFRHNPEHALALAEAAGLRLVAREDAVLRTEKGRDVAGVLVRLAR; encoded by the coding sequence GTGACCATCACTGCCGAGGAATTGCTGCATCGCGGCATCGCGCGGCACCGCGCGGGCCGGCTGGATGAGGCGGTGAGCCTCTATCGCCGCGCGCTGCGCCTGGCCCCCGGCCACCCGGATGCGGAAAATCTGCTGGGCGTCGCGGCGCGGCAGCGCGGGGATCTGCCCGCCGCCCTGGCCCATGCCGCGCGCGCCGTGGCGGCCGCGCCGGATTCCGCGCTGTTCCTGGCCAATCAGGGTGCGGCCCTGGCCGAGGCCGGGCGCCTGGCCGAGGCCATCGCGGCGCTGCGCGGCGCCATCCAGCGCAACCCCGCCGATGCGATGAGCCTGCGCAACCTGGGCCAGGCCCTCACCGCGGCGGGCCAGCCGGAGGCCGCCCTCGACCCCCTGACCCAGGCGACGCGGCTGGCGCCCGAGGCGCCCGAAGCCTGGCTCGCTTTGGCGCATGCCGCGCGCGAGGCGGGGCGGATGGACGCGGCCCGCGCGGCGGCCGAACAGGTGCGCGGCCCGCTGGCCGAGCAGGCCGGCTTCCTGCTTGCGGCGCTCGGCGCCGGGCCTGTGCCCAGCCGCGCGCCTGCCGCCTATGTGCGGGAGTTGTTCGACGCCTTCGCGCCGCGCTTCGATGCGGAGCTGGAGGGCGCGCTGGCCTATCGCACGCCCGCGCTGCTGGCCGCGATGATCGAAGGGCTGCCGAAGGGCCGCGTGCTGGATCTGGGCTGCGGCACCGGGCTTTCCGGCCTGGCGCTGAAGCCCTTCGCGACCCGGCTGGAGGGGCTGGATCTTTCGCCCCGCATGCTCAACCAGGCGCGGGCGCGCGGCATTTATCACGCGCTGCATGAGGCGGATCTGCTGGAATTCCTGCCGCGCAGCCCGCAGGCCTGGGACCTGATCGCCGCCGCCGATGTGCTGAACTACCTGGGCGACCTGGCGCCGGCCCTGGCCGCCATGCAGGCGGCGCTGAAGCCGGGAGGCACGGCGCTGTTCAGCCTGGAAGCGGGCGAGGCCGAGGTGGCGCTGGGGGCAGGGCTGCGCTTCCGGCACAATCCGGAACATGCTTTGGCCCTGGCGGAAGCGGCGGGGCTGCGGCTGGTGGCGCGCGAAGACGCCGTGTTGCGGACGGAGAAGGGGCGTGATGTGGCGGGGGTTTTGGTGCGGCTGGCGCGGTGA
- a CDS encoding transposase — MFLFCSCFVRTVMLRFAMRIRPLLPPELREPRTYSRGPRPPRPARILVPYDRMTDAQWSILSLHLPVPARGRPCDQRARMDAIFRVAATEGAWRELPAAYGKGSSVARHFQRLANAGVWERLLRALAASPAGSVLREMEGLICRAARRAIRIRGLALIMLARRLKLMRALPGPSWMVADPDLSENMRQLNIRERILGWRQDKRGTRDFLRILKTLHTLAGGRASIPRTLRECWK; from the coding sequence GTTACGTTTTGCCATGCGCATCCGCCCCCTCCTCCCCCCTGAACTCCGCGAACCCCGCACCTACTCCCGTGGCCCGCGCCCTCCCCGCCCGGCCAGGATTCTGGTGCCCTATGACCGGATGACGGATGCGCAGTGGAGCATCCTCTCCCTCCACCTGCCCGTGCCGGCGCGCGGGCGGCCCTGTGACCAGCGGGCGCGGATGGATGCGATTTTCCGCGTGGCGGCGACCGAGGGCGCTTGGCGGGAATTGCCGGCGGCTTACGGCAAGGGTTCCTCGGTCGCGCGGCATTTCCAGCGGCTCGCGAATGCGGGGGTTTGGGAGCGGCTGTTGCGGGCGCTGGCGGCCTCACCGGCCGGGTCTGTGCTGCGGGAGATGGAAGGGTTGATCTGCCGGGCGGCGCGGCGGGCCATTCGCATCCGTGGCCTCGCGCTGATCATGCTCGCGCGGCGGCTCAAGCTGATGCGCGCCTTACCCGGCCCGTCCTGGATGGTGGCCGATCCGGATTTGTCCGAAAACATGCGCCAACTGAACATCCGCGAGCGAATTCTGGGCTGGCGGCAGGACAAGCGCGGCACGCGCGACTTCCTGCGCATCCTGAAAACCCTCCACACCCTCGCCGGTGGCCGCGCCTCAATCCCCCGCACCCTCCGCGAGTGCTGGAAATGA
- a CDS encoding cyclopropane-fatty-acyl-phospholipid synthase family protein: MTPPDSRIAALRRVITDLGSKLELDLAVRLWDGEAVPLGPRWSGDLALAINDPAAITKLLRKPRAATLFDLMAEGRIDLEGGSLLAFADRIGTRRTRGLLKQINTFAAIRALLPFLFGPGTPDRKLEGASHAYAGAQTARFEAGRDDTSLIQFHYDLSNEFYALFLDPEMVYTCAYFPHGDDSIAEAQQAKLDMICRKLRLQPGDRMLDIGCGWGGLICHAAQHYGAHAHGVTLSQAQYDFAMAKVKRLGLEDRVTIELRDFRSLAGMEFDKIASIGMYEAIGLDNREGYFRQIRSLLRPRGIYLHHAIARPMKKNEREFRKKRPEFAALVNYIFPGGELDHLGGSTDSMERNGFEIHDTENWREHYGRTCRIWTERLYANRAAAEAEVGAAKTRIWLLYLAGCAIAFERGTVCIFQTVATKRTRGPSGLPLTRSDLYPIPAA, from the coding sequence ATGACCCCGCCTGATTCCCGGATCGCGGCATTGCGGCGCGTGATCACCGATCTCGGCAGCAAGCTTGAGCTCGACCTCGCGGTGCGGCTTTGGGATGGCGAAGCGGTGCCACTGGGGCCGCGCTGGAGTGGCGACCTCGCACTGGCGATCAACGACCCGGCCGCCATCACGAAATTGCTGCGCAAGCCGCGCGCGGCCACGCTGTTCGATTTGATGGCCGAGGGCAGGATTGACCTGGAAGGCGGCAGCCTGCTGGCCTTCGCGGACCGCATCGGTACGCGCCGCACACGCGGCCTGCTGAAGCAGATCAACACATTCGCGGCGATCCGCGCTCTCCTGCCTTTTCTGTTCGGACCCGGCACGCCCGACCGCAAGCTTGAGGGCGCGAGCCACGCCTATGCGGGCGCGCAGACCGCGCGCTTCGAGGCGGGACGCGACGACACCTCGCTGATCCAGTTCCATTACGACCTCTCGAACGAATTCTACGCGCTCTTTCTCGACCCCGAGATGGTCTATACCTGCGCCTATTTCCCCCATGGCGACGACAGCATCGCCGAGGCGCAGCAGGCCAAGCTGGACATGATCTGCCGCAAGCTGCGGCTGCAGCCGGGTGACCGCATGCTGGACATTGGCTGCGGCTGGGGCGGCCTCATCTGCCACGCGGCGCAGCATTACGGCGCCCATGCGCATGGCGTGACGCTGAGCCAGGCGCAGTATGATTTCGCCATGGCGAAGGTGAAGCGCCTGGGCCTGGAGGACCGCGTCACCATCGAGCTGCGCGACTTCCGCAGCCTGGCGGGCATGGAGTTCGACAAGATCGCCTCGATCGGGATGTATGAGGCGATTGGCCTCGACAATCGCGAGGGATACTTTCGCCAGATCCGTTCGCTGCTGCGCCCGCGCGGGATCTATCTGCACCACGCCATCGCGCGCCCGATGAAAAAGAATGAGCGCGAATTCCGCAAGAAGCGGCCCGAATTCGCCGCACTGGTGAACTACATCTTCCCGGGTGGCGAACTGGACCACCTGGGTGGCAGCACGGATTCCATGGAGCGCAACGGCTTCGAAATCCACGATACGGAAAACTGGCGCGAGCATTACGGCCGCACCTGCCGTATCTGGACCGAGCGGCTCTACGCCAATCGCGCGGCGGCGGAGGCCGAGGTCGGTGCGGCCAAGACGCGCATCTGGCTGCTCTATCTGGCGGGCTGCGCCATCGCCTTCGAGCGAGGCACGGTCTGCATTTTCCAGACCGTTGCCACCAAGCGCACGCGCGGTCCATCGGGCTTACCGCTGACCCGCAGCGATCTCTATCCGATTCCGGCGGCCTGA
- the gyrB gene encoding DNA topoisomerase (ATP-hydrolyzing) subunit B: protein MSSDSPSGDDPLNQVSDADYTGASITVLRGLEAVRKRPGMYIGDTDDGSGLHHMAFEIIDNSVDEAQAGYASRVDVVLNGDGSVTVTDDGRGIPVDIHAEEGVSAAEVVLTRLHAGGKFNQNSYKVSGGLHGVGAAVVNALSEWMEVRIWRGGVEHFIRFEHGDTVQPLMIVGPSPHHQGTQVTFKPSAGTFTQVEYDFHILERRLRELAFLNSGLAITIRDDRHVPAQTAEFKFDGGLVAFVEWLDKGKDPIFKPPISVIAKEGEGIRVELAMWWTSSPREVMLCFTNNIPQRDGGSHQAGFRQALTRIVSKYAEDLAKKEKIELVGDDMREGLTCVLSVKVPDPKFSSQTKDKLVSSEVQPVVHMAVADALSHWFETHPKEAKLVLDQVVLSAVARKAAQLAREKVGRKNALDISTLPGKLADCQEKDPAKSEIFIVEGDSAGGSAKQGRNRANQAILPLKGKILNVERARMDKMLASAEIGTLITALGTGIGTGEPARGGFSADKLRYHKIIIMTDADVDGSHIRTLLLTFFFRQMPELIERGHLYIAQPPLYRAKRGSDERYLKDDRALEDYLIEKATSNAKITLADGRVAVEAELAEVVESLRQTTSRIRRLAAGVPVEIVEQAAMAGILTPDMQRALEGAQDFVARLDAMAPPSERGWKASVDEAGIHMHRMVRGVAERHTLSAAALRSTEARWLDERRAKLRDEFEAGAKLAFDGNEAAVRGPLAAFDRILAQGRRGLSFQRFKGLGEMNPDQLWKTTLDPAIRTLLQVRVNDAEDAESVFSTLMGDVVEPRRDFIVGNALKVANLDV, encoded by the coding sequence ATGAGCAGCGATTCCCCCAGCGGTGACGACCCCCTGAACCAGGTCTCCGATGCCGATTATACCGGCGCCTCGATCACTGTGCTGCGTGGCCTGGAAGCGGTGCGCAAGCGCCCCGGCATGTATATCGGCGACACCGATGACGGCTCGGGCCTGCACCACATGGCCTTCGAGATCATTGATAATTCCGTGGATGAAGCCCAGGCCGGCTACGCCAGCCGCGTGGATGTCGTGCTGAACGGCGATGGCAGCGTGACCGTGACCGATGACGGGCGTGGCATCCCCGTGGATATCCACGCCGAGGAAGGCGTCTCGGCGGCCGAGGTTGTGCTCACGCGGCTGCATGCGGGCGGCAAGTTCAACCAGAATTCCTACAAGGTCTCGGGCGGCTTGCACGGCGTGGGTGCCGCCGTGGTGAACGCGCTCAGCGAATGGATGGAAGTGCGCATCTGGCGCGGTGGGGTCGAGCATTTCATCCGCTTCGAGCATGGCGACACGGTGCAGCCGCTGATGATCGTGGGGCCAAGCCCGCATCACCAGGGCACGCAGGTGACGTTCAAGCCCTCGGCCGGCACCTTCACCCAGGTGGAGTATGATTTCCACATCCTGGAGCGCCGGCTGCGCGAACTGGCCTTCCTCAATTCGGGCCTCGCCATCACCATCCGCGATGACCGCCATGTGCCGGCGCAAACCGCCGAGTTCAAATTCGATGGCGGCCTCGTCGCCTTCGTCGAGTGGCTGGACAAGGGCAAGGACCCGATCTTCAAGCCGCCCATCAGCGTCATCGCCAAGGAAGGCGAGGGCATTCGCGTCGAGCTCGCGATGTGGTGGACCTCCTCGCCGCGTGAGGTGATGCTCTGCTTCACCAACAACATCCCGCAGCGCGATGGCGGCTCGCACCAGGCGGGCTTCCGCCAGGCGCTGACGCGCATCGTCTCCAAATACGCCGAGGATCTGGCGAAGAAGGAAAAGATCGAACTCGTCGGCGATGACATGCGCGAGGGGCTGACCTGCGTGCTCTCGGTCAAGGTGCCGGATCCGAAATTCAGCTCGCAGACCAAGGACAAGCTCGTATCCTCCGAGGTGCAGCCGGTGGTGCACATGGCTGTGGCCGATGCGCTCTCCCATTGGTTCGAGACGCATCCGAAGGAGGCGAAGCTCGTCCTCGACCAGGTCGTGCTGAGTGCCGTGGCGCGCAAGGCGGCGCAATTGGCGCGCGAGAAGGTGGGGCGCAAGAACGCGCTGGATATCTCGACGCTCCCCGGCAAGCTGGCCGATTGCCAGGAAAAGGACCCCGCCAAGAGCGAGATCTTCATCGTCGAGGGTGACAGCGCCGGTGGCTCCGCCAAGCAGGGGCGCAACCGCGCCAACCAGGCCATCCTGCCGCTCAAGGGCAAGATCCTGAATGTCGAGCGTGCCCGCATGGACAAGATGCTGGCCAGTGCCGAAATCGGCACGCTGATCACGGCCCTCGGCACCGGCATCGGCACGGGCGAGCCGGCACGGGGCGGATTTTCGGCCGACAAGCTGCGCTACCACAAGATCATCATCATGACGGATGCCGATGTGGATGGCAGCCACATCCGCACCCTGCTGCTGACCTTCTTCTTCCGGCAGATGCCTGAATTGATCGAGCGCGGGCATCTCTACATCGCCCAGCCGCCGCTCTACCGGGCCAAGCGCGGCAGCGATGAGCGCTACCTCAAGGATGACCGCGCGCTGGAGGATTACCTGATCGAGAAGGCGACCAGCAACGCGAAGATCACGCTGGCCGATGGCCGCGTCGCCGTGGAGGCCGAGCTGGCCGAGGTGGTGGAAAGTCTGCGGCAGACCACCTCGCGCATTCGCCGCCTCGCTGCCGGTGTTCCGGTGGAGATCGTGGAGCAGGCGGCCATGGCGGGCATCCTCACGCCCGACATGCAGCGCGCACTGGAAGGGGCGCAGGATTTCGTGGCGCGCCTCGATGCCATGGCGCCCCCTTCCGAGCGCGGCTGGAAGGCCAGCGTGGATGAGGCGGGCATCCACATGCACCGCATGGTGCGTGGCGTGGCCGAACGGCACACGCTCTCGGCCGCGGCGCTGCGCAGCACCGAGGCCCGCTGGCTGGATGAGCGGCGGGCGAAGCTGCGCGACGAATTCGAAGCCGGCGCCAAGCTGGCCTTTGACGGCAATGAGGCCGCGGTGCGCGGGCCACTCGCCGCGTTTGACCGCATCCTGGCGCAGGGCCGGCGCGGCCTCTCCTTCCAGCGCTTCAAGGGCCTGGGCGAGATGAACCCGGATCAGCTCTGGAAGACCACGCTGGACCCCGCCATCCGCACCTTGCTTCAGGTGCGGGTGAATGATGCCGAGGATGCGGAGAGCGTCTTCTCCACGCTGATGGGCGATGTGGTGGAGCCGCGCCGCGACTTCATCGTGGGCAATGCCCTCAAGGTTGCGAATCTGGACGTGTGA
- a CDS encoding tripartite tricarboxylate transporter substrate binding protein BugD: MPRLTRRQLPALAAGLLAAPGLASAQAFPSRPITIIVPFAAGGPTDTVARLLGEAMGRDLGTSVVVENVGGAGGTLGAQRTAAARADGYTLLVHHIGMSTIPTLYRRLAYDAINGFEPLGMITEVPMTIVAKRNIAANSLAELVALVRRDRDKINLANAGVGAASHLCGLLFQQAMNVPLTTVPYRGTGPAMNDLVAGTVDLMCDQTTNTTEHIRAGTIKAFAVTTNTRVASLPELPTAIEGGLPGFEVSVWHGLYAPRGLNPELVTRLSRALQTALRDPGLIRRFADLGTEPVAQDRATPAAHRAFWTADIARWRPVIQAAGQFAD, from the coding sequence ATGCCCCGTTTGACCCGGCGCCAGCTGCCGGCCCTCGCCGCCGGATTGCTCGCCGCCCCCGGCCTCGCCTCGGCGCAGGCATTCCCGAGCCGGCCGATCACCATCATCGTCCCCTTCGCCGCCGGTGGCCCAACCGATACGGTGGCCCGCCTGCTGGGCGAGGCGATGGGCCGGGACCTCGGCACCTCCGTCGTGGTCGAGAATGTCGGTGGCGCGGGCGGCACGCTGGGCGCGCAGCGCACCGCCGCGGCCCGGGCGGATGGCTACACGCTGCTGGTGCACCACATCGGCATGAGCACCATTCCCACGCTGTATCGCCGTCTTGCCTATGACGCGATCAATGGCTTCGAGCCGCTGGGCATGATCACCGAAGTGCCGATGACGATCGTCGCCAAGCGCAACATCGCCGCCAATTCCCTGGCGGAGCTGGTGGCGCTGGTGCGGCGGGACCGGGACAAGATCAACCTGGCCAATGCCGGCGTGGGTGCGGCCTCGCATCTGTGCGGCCTGCTGTTCCAGCAGGCGATGAACGTGCCGCTGACGACCGTGCCCTATCGCGGCACGGGCCCGGCGATGAATGACCTCGTCGCCGGCACCGTGGACCTGATGTGCGACCAGACGACCAACACGACCGAGCACATCCGCGCCGGCACCATCAAGGCCTTCGCGGTGACGACGAACACGCGCGTCGCCTCCCTGCCCGAGCTTCCGACGGCGATCGAGGGCGGGCTGCCCGGCTTCGAGGTGAGCGTCTGGCACGGCCTCTATGCGCCGCGCGGCCTCAATCCGGAATTGGTCACCCGCCTGTCGCGCGCGCTGCAGACGGCGCTGCGTGACCCCGGGCTGATCCGCCGCTTCGCCGATCTGGGCACCGAGCCCGTGGCGCAGGACCGCGCGACGCCGGCCGCGCATCGCGCCTTCTGGACGGCCGACATCGCCCGCTGGCGCCCGGTGATCCAGGCGGCCGGGCAATTCGCCGACTGA
- a CDS encoding cysteine peptidase family C39 domain-containing protein, which yields MPPTRRIALGLLALSASPAAAGEALMRRPQSWQERRYAHVVRQVLEFSCGSASLATLLTFFLRRPTTEAEVITILRQRYPGEAAWRSKQQQGFSLEDITFAAERLGFAAQAARIDAAQLPQIAGPVIVHLDKGAWQHFSVLRASRDGFHYIADPIQGQVTMLDHEFRREFTGAVLAVWRRGGALPQGSPLQAVRDGVSVERSVSRAIQTAVPPAGFPLPF from the coding sequence ATGCCCCCCACGCGTCGTATCGCACTCGGTCTGCTGGCACTCTCCGCGTCTCCGGCAGCGGCGGGCGAGGCGCTGATGCGCCGGCCGCAATCCTGGCAGGAGCGGCGCTACGCCCATGTCGTCCGCCAGGTGCTGGAATTCTCCTGCGGCAGCGCTTCGCTGGCGACGCTGCTCACCTTTTTCCTGCGCCGCCCCACCACCGAGGCAGAGGTCATCACCATCCTCCGCCAGCGCTACCCGGGCGAGGCGGCCTGGCGCAGCAAACAGCAGCAGGGTTTCTCCCTTGAGGACATCACCTTCGCGGCCGAGCGGCTGGGCTTCGCCGCCCAGGCCGCACGGATTGACGCGGCCCAATTGCCGCAGATCGCGGGGCCGGTGATCGTGCATCTGGACAAGGGCGCGTGGCAGCATTTCTCCGTCCTGCGTGCCTCGCGCGATGGGTTTCACTACATCGCCGATCCCATCCAGGGGCAGGTCACGATGCTGGATCATGAGTTCCGCCGCGAATTCACGGGCGCCGTCCTCGCGGTGTGGCGGCGTGGCGGGGCCCTGCCCCAGGGCTCGCCCTTGCAGGCCGTGCGCGATGGCGTCTCGGTCGAGCGGAGTGTCTCGCGCGCCATCCAGACGGCCGTGCCGCCGGCCGGCTTTCCGCTTCCGTTCTGA